The proteins below come from a single Vanacampus margaritifer isolate UIUO_Vmar chromosome 10, RoL_Vmar_1.0, whole genome shotgun sequence genomic window:
- the tcirg1b gene encoding T cell immune regulator 1, ATPase H+ transporting V0 subunit a3b: MGAMFRSEEVCLVQLFLQSGSAYNCVSELGELGLVEFRDLNPNVNAFQRKFVGEVRRCEELEKTFSFLEQEIKRSLSPPLNGPLPPPCPTPSAPQPRELITIEEESERLARELREVSRNRDSLRAQLTQLCQYRGVLTRTHSLTASQAPPPILENQGLFDNHHDVRLSFVAGVVHPWRVPSFERLLWRACRGYIIVDFREMEDRLEHPDTGEMVQWTVFLISYWGDQIGQKVKKICDCFRTQTFTYPENTAEREEILQGLQGRIEDIKSVLSQTEAFLQQLLMRAVAVLPQWKVRVQKCKAVQMVLNLCSPSVTDKCLIAEAWCPVAKLPELQSALREGGRKSGSGVDSFYNRLPSSTSPPTLFPLNSFTAGFQNIVDAYGVASYREVNPAVYTIITFPFLFAVMFGDVGHGVLMTLAGLWMVLEEKDPKMRKNSNEIWKMMFGGRYLILLMGLFSIYTGAIYNECFSRGINVFSSGWHVGPMFEKNFWNSSVLAGSKFLSLDPNVPGVFTSPYPFGIDPIWGLANNKLTFLNSYKMKMSVIIGIVHMTFGVCLSFFNYVHFGKLSSVFLVLIPELFFMLCLFGYLVFMVVFKWIAYSPAQSKIAPSILIHFIDMFLFAENEDNPPLFTGQGIVQKVLVVLALCSVPVLLLGKPLHEYMTHKGRRRQLHLQEDRRPLVADEVIINSRQGDMDGGGSPGEEEFDAADVFMHQAIHTIEYCLGCISNTASYLRLWALSLAHAQLSEVLWVMVMRIALRWQGYVGSAILFVVFAFFAVLTISILLIMEGLSAFLHALRLHWVEFQNKFYNGSGYKLHPFSFSSLINASAAL, encoded by the exons aaaacatttt CATTCCTGGAGCAGGAGATCAAGCGATCCCTGTCCCCTCCTTTGAACggccccctccccccaccttgCCCAACACCGTCGGCCCCCCAACCCCGCGAGCTCATCACCATCGAGGAAGAGAGCGAGAGGCTGGCCAGAGAACTCCGAGAG GTGTCCAGGAACAGAGACAGTCTTCGCGCTCAGCTGACCCAGCTGTGCCAGTACAGAGGAGTGCTGACCAGGACGCACTCTCTTACAGCATCGCAG GCGCCCCCGCCTATCCTAGAGAACCAAGGTCTGTTTGACAACCACCATGATGTCCGCCTGAG TTTCGTGGCGGGGGTGGTCCACCCTTGGAGGGTGCCCTCGTTTGAGCGTCTTCTGTGGCGAGCGTGCCGTGGTTACATCATCGTGGATTTCAGAGAAATGGAGGATCGTCTCGAGCACCCGGACACG GGAGAGATGGTGCAGTGGACGGTTTTCCTCATTTCCTACTGGGGGGATCAGATAGGACAGAAAGTGAAGAAGATTTGCGACTG CTTCCGCACACAGACGTTTACGTATCCTGAGAACACGGCAGAAAGAGAGGAAATTCTTCAAGGACTTCAAGGCAGAATTGAAGATATCAAATCT GTGTTGTCTCAGACGGAGGCCTTCCTGCAGCAGCTGCTCATGCGGGCGGTGGCTGTGCTGCCCCAGTGGAAAGTGCGCGTTCAGAAGTGCAAGGCGGTCCAGATGGTCCTGAACCTCTGCAGTCCCTCCGTCACCGACAAGTGCCTGATCGCCGAGGCGTGGTGTCCCGTCGCCAAGCTGCCCGAGCTGCAGAGCGCCTTGAGAGAGGGAGGG AGGAAAAGCGGCAGCGGCGTTGACTCCTTCTACAACCGCTTGCCTTCATCTACCTCTCCGCCGACCCTGTTTCCTCTCAACTCTTTCACCGCCGGTTTCCAGAATATCGTGGACGCCTACGGAGTGGCGAGTTACCGGGAAGTCAATCCAG CTGTGTACACAATAATTACCTTCCCCTTCCTGtttgctgtcatgtttgggGATGTGGGTCATGGTGTgctcatgactctggctggcCTTTGGATGGTTCTTGAGGAAAAGGACCCCAAGATGAGAAAAAACAGCAATGAG ATCTGGAAGATGATGTTTGGAGGTCGATATCTGATTCTGCTGATGGGACTGTTCTCCATCTACACGGGAGCCATTTACAACGAGTGCTTCAGCCGGGGCATCAACGTCTTCAGCTCAGGGTGGCACGTCGGGCCAATGTTTGAGAAAAACTTTTGGAa TTCGTCCGTCCTGGCAGGAAGCAAGTTTTTGTCACTGGATCCTAATGTGCCTGGTGTCTTCACCAGTCCTTATCCATTTGGCATTGACCCG ATTTGGGGTTTGGCAAATAACAAGCTAACCTTTCTCAACTCGTACAAGATGAAGATGTCTGTTATCATCGGCATCGTCCACATGACTTTTGGAGTGTGTTTGTCCTTCTTCAACTACGT GCACTTTGGCAAGTTGAGCAGCGTGTTCCTGGTGCTGATCCCAGAGCTGTTCTTCATGTTGTGTCTGTTCGGGTATCTGGTGTTTATGGTGGTCTTCAAGTGGATCGCTTACTCTCCGGCCCAGTCCAAAATTGCCCCCAGTATACTCATCCATTTTATAGATATGTTCCTCTTCGCAGAAAATGAAGACAACCCACCTCTATTTACGGGACAG GGTATCGTACAGAAAGTGCTAGTGGTACTGGCGCTATGCTCCGTTCCTGTCCTCCTGCTCGGCAAACCACTACATGAATACATGACGCACAAAGGGAGAAGACGTCAGCTG CATCTGCAGGAAGACAGACGCCCGCTGGTGGCCGACGAAGTCATCATCAATTCCCGACAAGGGGACATGGACGGAGGAGGGTCTCCTGGGGAGGAG gAGTTTGATGCTGCTGACGTGTTTATGCATCAGGCCATCCACACCATCGAGTACTGCCTTGGCTGCATCTCCAACACCGCCTCCTACCTGCGACTGTGGGCCCTCAGTCTGGCACACGCAC AGCTGTCAGAGGTGTTGTGGGTCATGGTGATGCGCATTGCCCTGAGGTGGCAGGGCTACGTGGGCTCTGCAATTCTCTTTGTGGTCTTTGCCTTCTTTGCTGTGTTGACCATCTCCATCTTGTTGATTATGGAGGGCCTCTCAGCTTTCCTGCACGCACTCCGTCTGCACTG ggTGGAGTTCCAGAACAAGTTCTACAACGGCTCAGGCTACAAGTTACACCCATTCTCTTTCTCATCCCTGATCAATGCGTCAGCTGCCCTGTGA
- the mrpl18 gene encoding large ribosomal subunit protein uL18m isoform X2 — MALSHMSRGVRLLLGQIDRCAVATIQPARCVTQSATEPEPCTVENESLNPTFKNRNPRTLERMALAVKDRGWKTTWPHCEFYHRLVFSRTQKYVTAQVFSCTSPDPVLSCSTEEWSLKKELPSTNCVAACQAVGEVLAYRCKQAGITRMVYCAIPWTYRSDAVQSFRTAMKDGGIILSEPRRKYIGL; from the exons ATGGCATTGAGCCACATGAGCCGAGGAGTTCGTCTgctgttgggtcaaattgaccgatGTGCTGTGGccacaatccaaccag CTCGGTGTGTGACACAGTCGGCTACTGAGCCAGAACCCTGCACGGTAGAAAATGAGTCCCTGAATCCGACTTTCAAGAACCGAAACCCGCGGACCCTGGAGCGAATGGCCCTGGCGGTGAAGGACCGCGGCTGGAAGACGACATGGCCTCACTGCGAGTTCTACCACAG GTTGGTGTTTTCTCGCACTCAAAAATATGTCACGGCTCAGGTCTTCTCTTGCACCTCGCCCGACCCGGTGCTCTCATGCTCAACCGAAGAGTGGTCCCTGAAGAAGGAGCTGCCTTCCACAAACTGCGTGGCGGCGTGTCAGGCCGTGGGCGAGGTGCTGGCGTATCGATGCAAGCAGGCCGGCATCACCAGGATGGTGTACTGCGCCATTCCCTGGACGTATCGCTCGGATGCT GTTCAGTCATTCCGGACAGCAATGAAAGATGGAGGAATCATCCTAAGTGAACCCAGAAGGAAATACATTGGATTATAA
- the mrpl18 gene encoding large ribosomal subunit protein uL18m isoform X1, whose protein sequence is MALSHMSRGVRLLLGQIDRCAVATIQPAARCVTQSATEPEPCTVENESLNPTFKNRNPRTLERMALAVKDRGWKTTWPHCEFYHRLVFSRTQKYVTAQVFSCTSPDPVLSCSTEEWSLKKELPSTNCVAACQAVGEVLAYRCKQAGITRMVYCAIPWTYRSDAVQSFRTAMKDGGIILSEPRRKYIGL, encoded by the exons ATGGCATTGAGCCACATGAGCCGAGGAGTTCGTCTgctgttgggtcaaattgaccgatGTGCTGTGGccacaatccaaccag CAGCTCGGTGTGTGACACAGTCGGCTACTGAGCCAGAACCCTGCACGGTAGAAAATGAGTCCCTGAATCCGACTTTCAAGAACCGAAACCCGCGGACCCTGGAGCGAATGGCCCTGGCGGTGAAGGACCGCGGCTGGAAGACGACATGGCCTCACTGCGAGTTCTACCACAG GTTGGTGTTTTCTCGCACTCAAAAATATGTCACGGCTCAGGTCTTCTCTTGCACCTCGCCCGACCCGGTGCTCTCATGCTCAACCGAAGAGTGGTCCCTGAAGAAGGAGCTGCCTTCCACAAACTGCGTGGCGGCGTGTCAGGCCGTGGGCGAGGTGCTGGCGTATCGATGCAAGCAGGCCGGCATCACCAGGATGGTGTACTGCGCCATTCCCTGGACGTATCGCTCGGATGCT GTTCAGTCATTCCGGACAGCAATGAAAGATGGAGGAATCATCCTAAGTGAACCCAGAAGGAAATACATTGGATTATAA